Within Nitrospirota bacterium, the genomic segment CTAAAACCCCTTGCCTTCAACTCCGTTATCCTGTCCCTCTCTTCCAAATTAAGTTGCTTATATCGTCTCTCCATAAACACTTAGGGTAACTCCTTCGTAGCCCCAAGTGTTGCACTTCCTCATTGAACTGGCGTAATAAATTGGCGCGTATCTTTAGATGGTCTCTTTGTTAAACCTATTGATTTTAGTTTATCAATAATAAGCTTTTGATCTCTAAGAGCATGAAACCCAATCCTACATTCTCTGACTGCTTCTGTGTGCACCAACAAAGAATATAGATCTGCATCCTTCCAAATAGCTGGATTTCTTCTTCCACCTGCAAGGCGATAAGAAATGTAACCAGTAATAAGGCTAAGAGCAAACAATAATATTGCTATTTTCCATGGAATTTCTGAAGATATTATTTCTTGAGATATAGGATCGTATGTCTGTATCTTGGATATAAGAGTTATACCTGTAAGGCAGAGGAAAATAAAAGATAAGAAAGCTAAAAACTTACTCCACCGATTCCCACCAAAGAAATCACTGCCCTTAATTTTAGACATAATGTAACCCCTTATTTTCTTTAGGCAGATTCAGGTTTGTAACTTGAACCCTGAACATTTTAATCCTGCCTCCTCACACCCTCTCCCCATTAATCATCTCCTTCAGCCCTTCTGTGTGTGCATGTAGGTGAACTAAGGCTGTAAGCTCCGAGACAGCAAGCTCTTTTAAAAGCACTGAGAGTGTTTCATCTAAGAACATTTCCAGTTTCCATCTTAAGGCTCAAAAGTTCTCACTTACTTTTTCTTTTTCGTTGTTTCTGTTACAGTAGTTTTTGGATGTTTCGTAGCTTCACTTTTTCCAACAAACTTGCCTGTTATAGCACTGCGAACTTGTTTACCCATAATTTCCACCTCCTTTCCTCATACTTCAATACTTCTCCCTACCCACATCTCGTAAACCCGCAGTTATGGCAGACTGCACAGCCACCTTCATGCTCTACTGCGCCTCCGCATTCAGGACAGGCGCCAATGAAGACAACTTCGGTGTCCTGCTCTGAGCCGCCTTCTCCATTTCCCTTTCCGGGCTTT encodes:
- a CDS encoding multidrug transporter — protein: MGKQVRSAITGKFVGKSEATKHPKTTVTETTKKKK